One Meriones unguiculatus strain TT.TT164.6M chromosome 5, Bangor_MerUng_6.1, whole genome shotgun sequence DNA segment encodes these proteins:
- the LOC132654309 gene encoding C-type lectin domain family 2 member D11-like, protein MGAAKTEEASKGMLKTEPATPDCLQEVEMGKKLQRKCLRIVSPESPAKLYCCYAVITVLTVAVIVLSVALAVRKNEQTPVKNFYGACPGHWIGFGNKCFHFSESTSNWTFSQASCMAQEAQLARFDNLEELGFLRRYKGTFDYWIGLHRESPQLPWRWTDNTEYNSTFPIRGKENHAYLNNNGISSARVYADRRWICTKPNSYMQNSFSPFSAFAKRCF, encoded by the exons ATGGGTGCTGCAAAGACTGAAGAGGCATCCAAGGGCATGCTGAAGACAGAGCCCGCTACTCCAGACTGCCTGCAGGAGGTAGAAATGG gtaaaaaGCTCCAAAGAAAATGTCTCAGAATCGTCTCCCCCGAGTCTCCTGCTAAGCTTTACTGCTGCTATGCAGTGATCACAGTCCTCACTGTAGCAGTAATTGTGCTTTCTGTTGCTTTGGCAG TAAGAAAGAATGAACAGACACCAGTGAAAAACTTCTATGGTGCTTGCCCAGGACACTGGATTGGATTtggaaataaatgttttcatttttctgaatccACAAGTAACTGGACCTTCAGCCAGGCCTCCTGCATGGCACAAGAGGCCCAACTTGCTCGATTTGACAACCTGGAGGAGCTG ggtttcctAAGAAGATACAAGGGGACTTTTGACTACTGGATCGGCCTGCACAGAGAGTCACCACAACTCCCTTGGAGATGGACAGACAACACTGAGTATAACAGCAC GTTTCCCATCCGGGGAAAGGAAAACCATGCCTACCTGAACAACAACGGGATCAGCAGTGCCAGGGTCTATGCAGATCGAAGATGGATCTGTACCAAACCCAACAGCTATATGCaaaattctttttctcctttttcagcCTTTGCAAAGAGATGCTTTTAG